A stretch of DNA from Halobacillus litoralis:
AATCAAAGTCATCCCAGTCAGATTCCTTCACTTGCCTTGCACTCATGCCCTCATAAGAGATGCTTTTCTCATCAAGGATTTCCCGTGTCCCTTCGTGAGGTTCAGCTCCGATATGCCAATGGCCGATCCCTGCAGAATCGACGGTTATTTTCTCATCCAATCCTTCTTTATTCACAAGATCTTTAAAAATAGCTTCTGCCATAGGTGAACGACATATGTTACCAAGGCAGACAAATAATACACGAATCATAACTATGTTCCTCCAATGTAGTAT
This window harbors:
- a CDS encoding low molecular weight protein-tyrosine-phosphatase, translated to MIRVLFVCLGNICRSPMAEAIFKDLVNKEGLDEKITVDSAGIGHWHIGAEPHEGTREILDEKSISYEGMSARQVKESDWDDFDYLIAMDDKNIQDLKGIREKNGVVVAKLLDFVPHSKESEVPDPYFTGNFEYVYDLVHDGCYKLLEKIKNDHNL